One genomic region from Deltaproteobacteria bacterium RBG_16_64_85 encodes:
- a CDS encoding glucose-6-phosphate dehydrogenase gives MTAATGAADESHKGAWIGPPPPCLLVIFGASGDLTRRLLIPDLFGLYQENLLPEGFAVLGVSRTAYSDDAFRSLLRDAAHSLTPETFDAARWDAFAARLFYHPADLENPASYPGLKDRIRSLCSGRGIPGNIVFYAAVAPRHYASLVGRIGSAALAAPSSDLPGFRRLIIEKPFGRDLASACALNREILSVFRGEQVYRIDHFLGKETVQNLFVFRFSNGIFEPIWNRNYIDHVQITVAETIGVEGRGDFYEEAGAVRDMVQNHLLQLLALVAMEPPHSLDGDEVRGEKLKLLKSIARVRPERAGEVCVRGQYAEGEMDGKKVPAYRAEKNVSPGSFAETYAAMKFSIDNWRWAGVPFYLRTGKRMARKVSEIAIQFHPAPSLLFEDTACGQMESNLLVINIQPEEGISLRIGAKDPGPAVCVRPVDFHFTYREAFGARSTPAYGRLLLDVMHGDSALFPREEEVETSWTLLDPFLRRWQEDPSRDLVFYPAGSWGPPEADALMEEGRDRWRRP, from the coding sequence ATGACGGCTGCAACCGGTGCGGCGGACGAGTCCCACAAGGGGGCGTGGATCGGGCCTCCCCCTCCGTGCCTGCTGGTGATCTTCGGCGCATCGGGGGACCTTACCCGGCGCCTGCTCATCCCCGATCTCTTCGGACTCTACCAGGAAAATCTCCTCCCGGAAGGCTTTGCGGTGCTGGGCGTCTCGCGAACCGCATATTCGGACGATGCGTTCCGGAGCTTGTTGCGGGATGCCGCGCATTCGCTGACCCCGGAGACGTTCGACGCCGCCCGATGGGATGCGTTTGCCGCAAGGCTTTTCTACCACCCTGCGGATCTCGAAAACCCGGCGAGCTACCCGGGATTGAAGGATCGCATCCGGTCCCTGTGCTCCGGCCGGGGGATCCCGGGCAACATCGTCTTCTATGCCGCCGTTGCCCCGAGACATTACGCTTCCCTGGTCGGGAGAATCGGGTCGGCGGCCCTTGCGGCTCCCTCCTCGGACCTCCCCGGCTTCCGCCGCCTGATCATCGAAAAACCGTTCGGGCGCGACCTTGCGAGCGCCTGCGCGCTCAACCGGGAGATTCTTTCGGTGTTCCGGGGAGAGCAGGTGTACCGGATCGACCACTTCCTGGGAAAGGAAACCGTCCAGAACCTCTTCGTCTTCCGGTTCAGCAACGGGATCTTCGAGCCGATTTGGAACCGCAATTACATCGACCACGTCCAGATCACCGTGGCCGAAACGATCGGCGTCGAGGGGAGGGGCGATTTCTACGAGGAGGCGGGTGCGGTCCGGGACATGGTCCAGAATCATCTACTCCAGCTCCTGGCGCTCGTGGCGATGGAGCCGCCGCACTCCCTCGACGGCGACGAAGTACGGGGAGAGAAGCTCAAACTGCTGAAGTCGATCGCGCGGGTACGTCCGGAGCGGGCAGGGGAAGTGTGCGTCAGGGGGCAGTACGCCGAAGGGGAAATGGACGGGAAGAAAGTCCCCGCCTACCGCGCGGAGAAGAACGTTTCCCCCGGATCCTTCGCGGAGACGTATGCAGCGATGAAATTTTCGATCGACAACTGGCGCTGGGCGGGCGTCCCCTTCTACCTTCGCACGGGGAAGCGGATGGCGAGAAAGGTTTCCGAGATTGCGATCCAGTTCCACCCCGCCCCATCGCTGCTGTTCGAGGACACCGCGTGCGGCCAGATGGAATCGAATCTTCTCGTCATCAACATCCAGCCGGAGGAGGGAATCTCCCTGCGGATCGGGGCCAAGGATCCCGGACCGGCGGTGTGCGTGCGGCCGGTCGATTTCCATTTCACGTACCGGGAAGCGTTCGGCGCGCGGAGCACCCCGGCCTACGGACGGCTCCTGCTCGACGTGATGCACGGAGACTCGGCGCTCTTCCCGCGGGAGGAGGAAGTCGAGACGTCCTGGACGCTGCTCGACCCGTTCCTTCGCCGATGGCAGGAAGATCCCTCGCGGGACCTGGTTTTCTACCCCGCTGGGAGCTGGGGACCGCCGGAGGCCGATGCGCTCATGGAAGAAGGAAGAGACCGGTGGCGCCGTCCGTGA
- a CDS encoding 6-phosphogluconate dehydrogenase (decarboxylating), which produces MRIAMVGLGKMGLNMTLRLLRGGHEVVAVDRSPAAVEAAAREKGCIAAASLPDAVAKLSPRRVVWLMVPAGAPVDESIDFLQPILSPGDIVIDGGNSKYTDAPPRATRLGERGIRFLDVGTSGGIWGLAEGYCLMAGGDEEAFRHVSPVLATLAPPEGFAYVGPHGAGHFVKMIHNGIEYGMMQAYAEGFEILQTAPFPLDLPAIAALWNRGSVVRSWLLELAGRALSRDPGLAGLSPYVEDSGEGRWIVERSIEAGVPLPAIGLSLYMRFLSRQENSFAMRMLAALRNEFGGHAVHPAVPKKEKE; this is translated from the coding sequence ATGCGGATCGCGATGGTTGGCTTGGGGAAGATGGGGCTGAACATGACCCTCCGGCTGCTGCGCGGCGGGCACGAGGTGGTGGCGGTCGACCGGTCTCCGGCCGCCGTCGAGGCTGCGGCGCGGGAAAAAGGGTGCATCGCCGCCGCGTCACTCCCCGATGCCGTCGCGAAGCTCTCCCCCCGAAGGGTCGTCTGGCTCATGGTCCCGGCCGGCGCCCCCGTGGACGAAAGCATCGATTTCCTCCAGCCGATCCTGTCCCCCGGAGACATCGTCATCGACGGCGGCAATTCGAAATACACGGACGCGCCGCCGCGCGCGACCCGGCTCGGCGAGCGCGGGATCCGGTTCCTGGACGTGGGGACGAGCGGGGGGATCTGGGGGCTTGCGGAAGGGTACTGCCTGATGGCCGGCGGCGACGAGGAGGCGTTCCGCCACGTCTCGCCGGTGCTGGCCACTCTGGCCCCGCCCGAAGGGTTCGCTTACGTGGGGCCTCACGGCGCCGGCCACTTCGTGAAGATGATCCACAACGGGATCGAGTACGGGATGATGCAGGCATACGCCGAAGGGTTCGAGATCCTCCAGACGGCCCCCTTCCCTCTCGACCTCCCGGCGATAGCCGCCCTTTGGAACCGGGGGAGCGTGGTCCGTTCGTGGCTGCTCGAGCTGGCCGGCCGCGCGTTGTCGCGAGACCCGGGGCTTGCCGGACTTTCCCCGTATGTGGAGGATTCTGGCGAGGGGCGGTGGATCGTGGAGCGGTCGATCGAGGCGGGGGTGCCCCTGCCCGCGATCGGCCTGTCCCTCTATATGCGCTTCCTCTCCCGGCAGGAGAACTCCTTCGCGATGCGGATGCTCGCCGCGCTTCGCAACGAGTTCGGGGGACACGCCGTCCATCCGGCGGTTCCGAAGAAGGAGAAGGAGTAG
- a CDS encoding transaldolase, with protein sequence MTGKGNPLVRLGEMGQSPWLDYIHRGIIASGELARLVSEDGIKGVTSNPTIFEKAISGGQEYDEQIQALSAGGASVLAAYTEIATEDIRRAADVLRPVHDATSGADGYVSLEVEPDLAYDAQKSASRAEELFRKVSRPNVLIKIPATAEGLPAIEKAVSLGVPVNVTLIFSVKRYEEVTAAYIRGMEKRIASGGDPRSVASVASFFVSRVDTAVDKLLEETVLRWPGSPRAETAISLLGKVAVANARLAYARFEAIFSTPRWRELAAKGARVQRPLWASTGTKSPKYPDVKYVEELIGPFTVNTMPPQTMDAFRNHGVVADTLSRREAEARAILSDLGLLDIGLETVCEKLTRDGVESFADSFRKLLAAIERRLSSAGIA encoded by the coding sequence ATGACCGGGAAAGGGAATCCACTGGTCCGTCTGGGGGAGATGGGGCAGAGCCCCTGGCTCGACTATATCCACAGGGGGATCATCGCGTCGGGGGAACTCGCCCGGCTGGTCTCGGAGGACGGCATCAAGGGCGTCACCTCGAATCCGACGATCTTCGAGAAGGCGATTTCCGGGGGCCAAGAATACGACGAGCAGATCCAGGCGCTTTCCGCCGGGGGCGCGAGCGTCCTCGCCGCGTATACCGAAATCGCGACGGAAGACATCCGTCGGGCGGCCGACGTGCTGCGGCCCGTCCACGACGCCACGTCCGGGGCCGACGGATACGTGTCGCTCGAGGTCGAGCCGGATCTCGCGTACGATGCGCAGAAATCGGCGTCACGGGCGGAGGAGCTCTTCCGCAAGGTTTCCCGGCCTAACGTGCTCATCAAGATCCCCGCCACCGCGGAGGGACTGCCCGCCATCGAGAAGGCCGTCTCCCTCGGGGTCCCCGTCAACGTAACGCTCATCTTCTCCGTGAAGCGGTACGAGGAGGTGACGGCCGCGTACATCCGGGGGATGGAGAAGCGGATCGCCTCGGGGGGCGACCCTCGCAGCGTGGCCTCGGTGGCCTCCTTCTTCGTCTCGCGGGTGGACACCGCCGTCGACAAGCTCCTGGAGGAGACCGTCCTCCGCTGGCCGGGATCGCCCCGGGCGGAGACCGCGATCTCCCTGTTGGGGAAAGTTGCGGTTGCCAACGCGCGCCTGGCCTACGCGAGGTTCGAGGCGATCTTTTCCACGCCTCGGTGGCGGGAGTTGGCAGCGAAGGGCGCCAGGGTGCAGCGCCCCCTCTGGGCGAGCACCGGGACGAAGAGTCCGAAATATCCGGACGTGAAGTACGTCGAGGAACTGATCGGTCCTTTCACCGTCAACACGATGCCTCCTCAAACGATGGACGCCTTCCGGAACCACGGGGTCGTGGCCGACACGCTGTCCCGGAGGGAAGCGGAGGCCAGGGCAATCCTTTCCGACCTCGGGCTCCTCGATATCGGGCTCGAAACGGTCTGCGAAAAACTGACGCGGGACGGCGTGGAGAGCTTCGCCGACTCTTTCCGCAAGCTGCTCGCGGCCATCGAGCGGAGGCTATCGTCGGCTGGCATTGCCTGA
- a CDS encoding transketolase yields the protein MENEPLALRSINAIRFLSVDAVQKAGSGHPGAPMGLAPLAYLLWTRYLRYNPRNPDWPGRDRFVLSCGHASMLLYSVLHLTGFDLSLEDIRQFRQWGSRTPGHPESGHTPGVEVTTGPLGQGISNAVGMAMASRLLAHRFNRPEHEIVSHRVVALCSDGDLMEGVASEAASLAGFHRLGNLVAFYDDNRITIEGSTDLAFREDVAGRFRAYGWNVLQVEEGNTDLPGLSRAIEAAFAERERPTLVIVRTHIAFGSPNKQDTAEAHGSPLGEAEVALTKEALGWPKEPHFYVPDDVLAHFREAVPRGERLEREWRIRMAEYLRAFPDLAMEWERVTWGDLPEGWADSLPSFLLEGGAIATRSASHKVINAIAARLPELAGGSADLAPSTETLIRAGGEFLPGAPPGGRNFHFGVREHGMGAILNGMARHGGIIPYGATFLIFSDYMRASIRLAALMGIRVVYVFTHDSIGVGEDGPTHQPVEHLAALRAIPNLHVLRPADANETAAAWKMALERITGPSALVLTRQKLPVLPHAAVYRDGNVYRGVYIYEEGAGGSPSVILLASGSEVHVALAAKKLLEADGVSARVVSFLCRERFEEQPASYREAVLPPSVRARVSVEAGSTFGWERYIGERGISVGIDRFGASAPGDRLFREFGFTPENVAAKAIALL from the coding sequence TTGGAGAACGAGCCGCTTGCCCTGCGGTCCATCAACGCAATACGCTTCCTGTCGGTCGATGCGGTGCAGAAGGCCGGATCCGGCCACCCGGGCGCGCCGATGGGGCTGGCCCCGCTGGCATACCTGTTGTGGACCCGATATCTCCGGTACAACCCACGGAATCCGGACTGGCCCGGGCGGGACCGGTTCGTCCTCTCGTGCGGCCACGCCTCTATGCTTCTGTATTCTGTGCTCCATCTCACCGGCTTCGACCTTTCGCTCGAAGACATCCGGCAGTTCCGCCAGTGGGGGAGCAGGACTCCGGGGCATCCGGAGTCGGGTCACACCCCCGGTGTCGAAGTGACGACCGGCCCCTTGGGGCAGGGGATCTCGAACGCGGTGGGAATGGCGATGGCGTCAAGGCTGCTCGCCCACAGGTTCAATCGGCCGGAGCACGAGATCGTGTCCCACCGGGTCGTGGCGCTCTGCTCGGACGGGGACCTTATGGAGGGTGTGGCCTCCGAGGCCGCCTCCCTTGCCGGATTCCACCGGTTGGGAAACCTCGTTGCCTTCTACGACGACAACCGGATCACGATCGAGGGGTCGACCGACCTTGCCTTCCGGGAGGACGTGGCGGGCCGGTTCCGCGCGTACGGATGGAACGTTCTCCAGGTCGAGGAAGGCAACACCGACCTGCCCGGACTCTCCCGGGCGATCGAAGCGGCGTTCGCCGAGCGGGAGCGTCCAACGCTGGTCATCGTTCGGACCCACATTGCGTTCGGGAGCCCCAACAAGCAGGACACGGCGGAAGCCCACGGCTCTCCGCTGGGGGAGGCGGAGGTGGCGCTGACCAAGGAAGCTCTGGGATGGCCGAAGGAGCCCCATTTCTACGTGCCGGACGACGTCCTTGCGCATTTCCGGGAAGCGGTCCCCCGGGGGGAGCGGCTCGAGCGCGAATGGCGGATACGGATGGCCGAATATCTGCGCGCCTTCCCCGACCTCGCCATGGAGTGGGAGCGGGTGACCTGGGGCGATCTTCCGGAGGGATGGGCGGACAGCTTGCCCTCCTTTCTCCTCGAGGGAGGGGCGATCGCCACCCGAAGCGCCTCGCACAAGGTGATCAACGCGATCGCGGCGCGGCTCCCCGAGCTCGCCGGCGGATCGGCGGACCTTGCGCCGTCCACGGAGACGCTCATCCGGGCCGGAGGGGAGTTCCTCCCCGGCGCCCCGCCGGGGGGTCGCAACTTCCATTTCGGCGTCCGCGAGCACGGGATGGGCGCGATCCTCAACGGGATGGCGCGCCACGGCGGTATCATCCCGTACGGGGCGACCTTCCTCATCTTCTCCGATTACATGCGAGCCTCCATCCGGCTGGCCGCGCTCATGGGAATCCGGGTGGTCTACGTGTTCACGCACGATTCCATCGGAGTCGGCGAAGACGGTCCCACCCACCAGCCCGTCGAACACCTGGCCGCGCTTCGGGCGATACCGAACCTCCATGTGCTCCGGCCCGCCGATGCCAACGAAACCGCGGCGGCCTGGAAGATGGCGCTCGAGCGGATCACGGGCCCCAGCGCCCTGGTCCTGACCCGCCAGAAGTTGCCGGTCCTGCCGCACGCCGCCGTTTACCGGGACGGCAACGTCTACCGGGGGGTTTACATCTATGAAGAAGGCGCGGGAGGAAGCCCGAGCGTGATCCTCCTGGCCTCCGGCTCCGAGGTGCACGTGGCCCTCGCCGCGAAGAAGCTCCTCGAGGCGGACGGCGTTTCCGCACGCGTGGTCAGCTTCCTGTGCCGGGAGCGGTTCGAGGAGCAGCCGGCTTCCTATCGCGAAGCGGTCCTCCCGCCTTCCGTCCGGGCGCGCGTTTCCGTAGAGGCGGGCAGTACCTTCGGGTGGGAGCGGTATATTGGAGAAAGAGGGATTTCCGTGGGGATCGACCGGTTCGGCGCTTCCGCGCCGGGGGACCGGCTGTTCCGGGAGTTCGGGTTTACGCCCGAGAACGTGGCGGCGAAGGCAATAGCGCTCCTTTAG